A genomic region of Streptomyces sp. NBC_00247 contains the following coding sequences:
- the nusB gene encoding transcription antitermination factor NusB — MAARNKARKRAFQILFEADQRGESVQTVLADWVRHSRTDDRQPPVGEFTMELVEGYARYADRIDDLIVTYAVDWEIDRMPVVDRSILRLGAYELIWMDETPDAVVIDEAVQLAKEFSTDDSPSFVNGMLARFKDLKPNLRREQ, encoded by the coding sequence GTGGCTGCCCGGAACAAGGCCCGCAAGCGCGCCTTCCAGATCCTCTTCGAGGCCGACCAGCGCGGTGAGTCCGTGCAGACGGTCCTCGCGGACTGGGTCCGGCACTCGCGGACCGACGACCGTCAGCCCCCGGTCGGCGAATTCACGATGGAGCTCGTGGAGGGGTACGCGCGCTACGCGGACCGCATCGACGACCTCATCGTGACCTACGCCGTGGACTGGGAGATCGACCGTATGCCGGTCGTCGACCGCAGCATCCTCCGGCTCGGCGCGTACGAGCTGATCTGGATGGACGAGACGCCGGACGCCGTCGTCATCGACGAGGCGGTCCAGCTCGCCAAGGAGTTCTCCACGGACGACTCCCCGTCGTTCGTGAACGGCATGCTGGCCCGTTTCAAGGACCTCAAGCCGAACCTGCGCCGCGAGCAGTAG
- the bldD gene encoding transcriptional regulator BldD, giving the protein MSSEYAKQLGAKLRAIRTQQGLSLHGVEEKSQGRWKAVVVGSYERGDRAVTVQRLAELADFYGVPVQELLPGTTPGGAAEPPPKLVLDLERLAHVPPEKAGPLQRYAATIQSQRGDYNGKVLSIRQDDLRTLAVIYDQSPSVLTEQLINWGVLDADARRAVSHEEG; this is encoded by the coding sequence ATGTCCAGCGAATACGCAAAACAGCTCGGGGCCAAGCTCCGCGCCATCCGCACCCAGCAGGGCCTCTCCCTCCACGGCGTGGAGGAGAAGTCGCAGGGCCGTTGGAAGGCCGTCGTCGTCGGCTCGTACGAGCGCGGCGACCGTGCGGTGACCGTCCAGCGTCTCGCGGAGCTCGCCGACTTCTACGGCGTGCCCGTCCAGGAGCTGCTGCCGGGTACGACCCCCGGCGGCGCGGCCGAGCCGCCGCCGAAGCTCGTCCTGGACCTGGAGCGCCTCGCCCACGTCCCGCCGGAGAAGGCCGGACCGCTGCAGCGTTACGCCGCGACGATCCAGAGCCAGCGCGGCGACTACAACGGCAAGGTCCTCTCGATCCGCCAGGACGACCTGCGCACCCTCGCGGTGATCTACGACCAGTCGCCTTCCGTGCTGACGGAGCAACTGATCAACTGGGGCGTGCTGGACGCGGACGCGCGCCGGGCCGTCTCCCACGAAGAGGGCTGA
- the carB gene encoding carbamoyl-phosphate synthase large subunit, which produces MPKRSDIQSVLVIGSGPIVIGQAAEFDYSGTQACRVLKAEGLRVILVNSNPATIMTDPEIADATYVEPITPEFVEKIIAKERPDALLPTLGGQTALNTAISMHDNGVLEKYGVELIGANVEAINKGEDRDLFKGVVEAVREKIGHGESARSVICHSMDDVIQGVDTLGGYPVVVRPSFTMGGAGSGFAHDEEELRRIAGQGLTLSPTTEVLLEESILGWKEYELELMRDRNDNVVVVCSIENFDPMGVHTGDSITVAPSMTLTDREYQRLRDLGIAIIREVGVDTGGCNIQFAIDPTDGRIIVIEMNPRVSRSSALASKATGFPIAKIAAKLAIGYTLDEIPNDITEKTPASFEPSLDYVVVKAPRFAFEKFPSADSTLTTTMKSVGEAMAIGRNFAEALQKALRSLEKKGSQFSFTGEPGDKTALLADAVRPTDGRINTVMQAIRAGATPEEVFDATKIDPWFVDQLFLIKEIADELASAERLDAGVIAEAKRHGFSDAQIAEIRGLGEDVVREVRHALGIRPVYKTVDTCAAEFAAKTPYFYSSYDEESEVAPRTKPAVIILGSGPNRIGQGIEFDYSCVHASFALSDAGYETVMVNCNPETVSTDYDTSDRLYFEPLTLEDVLEIVHAETLAGPVAGVIVQLGGQTPLGLSQALKDNGVPVVGTSPEAIHAAEDRGAFGRVLAEAGLPAPKHGTATTFDEAKAIADEIGYPVLVRPSYVLGGRGMEIVYDETRLSSYIAESTEISPTRPVLVDRFLDDAIEIDVDALYDGTELYLGGVMEHIEEAGIHSGDSACALPPITLGGHDIKRLRVSTEGIAKGVGVRGLINIQFALSGDILYVLEANPRASRTVPFTSKATAVPLAKAAARISLGATIAELRAEGLLPAHGDGGTLPLDAPISVKEAVMPWSRFRDIHGRGVDTVLGPEMRSTGEVMGIDSAFGTAYAKSQAGAYGPLPVEGRAFISVANRDKRSMIFPARELVAHGFELMATSGTAEVLKRNGINATVVRKQSEGEGPNGEKTIVQLIHDGQVDLIVNTPYGTGGRLDGYEIRTAAVARSVPCLTTVQALAAAVQGIDALKHGDVGVRSLQEHAEHLTAARD; this is translated from the coding sequence GTGCCTAAGCGCTCCGATATCCAGTCCGTCCTGGTCATCGGCTCCGGCCCGATCGTCATCGGCCAGGCCGCCGAGTTCGACTACTCCGGTACCCAGGCGTGCCGCGTGCTCAAGGCCGAGGGCCTGCGCGTCATCCTGGTCAACTCCAACCCGGCCACGATCATGACCGACCCGGAGATCGCCGACGCCACCTACGTCGAGCCGATCACCCCCGAGTTCGTCGAGAAGATCATCGCCAAGGAGCGCCCCGACGCCCTCCTGCCGACGCTGGGCGGCCAGACCGCGCTCAACACCGCCATCTCCATGCACGACAACGGCGTGCTGGAGAAGTACGGCGTCGAGCTGATCGGCGCCAACGTCGAGGCGATCAACAAGGGCGAGGACCGCGACCTCTTCAAGGGCGTCGTCGAAGCCGTCCGCGAGAAGATCGGCCACGGCGAGTCCGCCCGCTCGGTCATCTGCCACTCGATGGACGACGTCATCCAGGGGGTCGACACCCTCGGCGGCTACCCCGTGGTCGTCCGCCCCTCCTTCACCATGGGCGGCGCCGGCTCCGGCTTCGCCCACGACGAGGAGGAGCTGCGCCGCATCGCCGGACAGGGCCTCACCCTCTCGCCGACCACCGAGGTGCTCCTGGAGGAGTCCATCCTCGGCTGGAAGGAGTACGAGCTGGAGCTGATGCGCGACAGGAACGACAACGTCGTGGTCGTCTGCTCCATCGAGAACTTCGACCCGATGGGCGTCCACACCGGCGACTCCATCACCGTCGCCCCGTCGATGACGCTCACCGACCGCGAGTACCAGCGGCTGCGCGACCTCGGCATCGCGATCATCCGCGAGGTCGGCGTCGACACCGGCGGCTGCAACATCCAGTTCGCCATCGACCCCACCGACGGCCGGATCATCGTCATCGAGATGAACCCGCGCGTCTCCCGGTCCTCGGCGCTGGCCTCCAAGGCCACCGGCTTCCCGATCGCCAAGATCGCCGCCAAGCTGGCCATCGGCTACACGCTGGACGAGATCCCGAACGACATCACGGAGAAGACCCCGGCGTCCTTCGAGCCCTCGCTCGACTACGTCGTGGTCAAGGCCCCGCGCTTCGCCTTCGAGAAGTTCCCCTCCGCCGACTCCACCCTCACCACCACCATGAAGTCGGTGGGCGAGGCCATGGCGATCGGCCGCAACTTCGCCGAGGCGCTGCAGAAGGCGCTCCGCTCGCTGGAGAAGAAGGGCTCGCAGTTCTCCTTCACCGGAGAGCCCGGCGACAAGACCGCCCTGCTCGCCGACGCGGTCCGCCCCACCGACGGCCGCATCAACACCGTCATGCAGGCGATCCGGGCCGGCGCCACCCCCGAGGAGGTCTTCGACGCGACGAAGATCGACCCGTGGTTCGTGGACCAGCTCTTCCTGATCAAGGAGATCGCCGACGAGCTGGCCTCGGCCGAGCGCCTCGACGCCGGCGTGATCGCCGAGGCCAAGCGCCACGGCTTCTCCGACGCGCAGATCGCCGAGATCCGCGGTCTGGGCGAGGACGTCGTCCGTGAGGTCCGCCACGCGCTCGGCATCCGTCCGGTCTACAAGACGGTCGACACCTGCGCCGCCGAGTTCGCCGCGAAGACGCCGTACTTCTACTCCTCGTACGACGAGGAGAGCGAGGTCGCGCCCCGCACCAAGCCGGCGGTGATCATCCTCGGCTCGGGTCCCAACCGCATCGGCCAGGGCATCGAGTTCGACTACTCCTGCGTCCACGCCTCCTTCGCGCTCAGCGACGCGGGCTACGAGACCGTGATGGTCAACTGCAACCCGGAGACCGTCTCCACCGACTACGACACCTCCGACCGGCTCTACTTCGAGCCGCTCACCCTGGAGGACGTCCTGGAGATCGTCCACGCGGAGACGCTGGCCGGTCCCGTCGCGGGCGTCATCGTCCAGCTCGGCGGACAGACCCCGCTGGGCCTGTCGCAGGCGCTCAAGGACAACGGCGTGCCCGTCGTCGGCACGTCCCCCGAGGCGATCCACGCCGCCGAGGACCGCGGCGCCTTCGGCCGGGTGCTCGCCGAGGCCGGTCTCCCCGCGCCCAAGCACGGCACCGCCACCACCTTCGACGAGGCCAAGGCCATCGCCGACGAGATCGGCTACCCGGTCCTCGTCCGCCCGTCGTACGTCCTCGGCGGACGCGGCATGGAGATCGTCTACGACGAGACCCGCCTGTCCTCGTACATCGCCGAGTCCACCGAGATCAGCCCCACCCGGCCGGTCCTGGTCGACCGCTTCCTCGACGACGCGATCGAGATCGACGTCGACGCGCTCTACGACGGCACCGAGCTCTACCTCGGCGGCGTCATGGAGCACATCGAGGAGGCCGGCATCCACTCCGGCGACTCCGCCTGCGCGCTGCCCCCGATCACCCTCGGCGGCCACGACATCAAGCGCCTGCGGGTCTCCACCGAGGGCATCGCCAAGGGCGTCGGCGTCCGCGGACTGATCAACATCCAGTTCGCGCTCTCCGGGGACATCCTCTACGTCCTGGAGGCCAACCCCCGCGCCTCCCGGACCGTCCCCTTCACCTCGAAGGCGACCGCCGTCCCGCTCGCCAAGGCCGCCGCCCGGATCTCACTCGGCGCCACCATCGCCGAGCTGCGCGCCGAGGGCCTGCTGCCGGCCCACGGCGACGGCGGCACCCTGCCGCTCGACGCGCCGATCTCCGTCAAGGAGGCCGTCATGCCGTGGTCGCGCTTCCGCGACATCCACGGCCGCGGCGTGGACACCGTCCTCGGTCCGGAGATGCGTTCGACGGGTGAGGTCATGGGCATCGACTCGGCCTTCGGGACGGCCTACGCCAAGTCCCAGGCCGGCGCCTACGGCCCGCTGCCCGTCGAGGGCCGCGCGTTCATCTCGGTGGCCAACCGCGACAAGCGCTCGATGATCTTCCCCGCCCGGGAACTCGTCGCCCACGGCTTCGAGCTGATGGCGACCTCCGGCACCGCCGAGGTCCTCAAGCGCAACGGCATCAACGCCACCGTCGTGCGCAAGCAGTCCGAGGGCGAAGGCCCGAACGGCGAGAAGACCATCGTCCAGCTCATCCACGACGGCCAGGTCGACCTCATCGTCAACACGCCGTACGGCACCGGCGGCCGGCTCGACGGCTACGAGATCCGGACCGCCGCGGTGGCCCGCTCGGTGCCGTGCCTCACGACCGTCCAGGCGCTCGCCGCCGCGGTCCAGGGCATCGACGCGCTCAAGCACGGGGACGTCGGCGTACGGTCCCTCCAGGAGCACGCCGAGCACCTGACGGCGGCCCGCGACTAG
- the carA gene encoding glutamine-hydrolyzing carbamoyl-phosphate synthase small subunit — protein sequence MTISTRGAAQAPAVLVLEDGRIFRGRAYGAVGETFGEAVFSTGMTGYQETLTDPSYDRQIVVATAPQIGNTGWNDEDDESARIWVSGYVVRDPARIPSNWRSRRSLDEELSKQGVVGISGIDTRALTRHLRERGAMRSGVFSGEVLAPDAELLARVRAQPQMKGASLYEEVATKEAYTVAAIGEKKFTVAAIDLGIKGMTPRRMAERGIEVHVLPATATVEDVYAVAPDGVFFSNGPGDPATADGPVALMRAVLERKTPLFGICFGNQILGRALGFGTYKLKYGHRGINQPVQDRTTGKVEVTAHNHGFAVDAPLDKISDTEFGRAEVSHVCLNDQVVEGLHLLDQPAFSVQYHPEAAAGPHDAAYLFDRFVTLMEGQRA from the coding sequence ATGACGATCTCCACCCGGGGAGCCGCACAAGCTCCCGCCGTACTCGTCCTGGAGGACGGCCGCATCTTCCGCGGCCGCGCCTACGGGGCCGTGGGGGAGACCTTCGGCGAGGCCGTTTTCTCCACCGGCATGACCGGCTACCAGGAGACGCTGACCGACCCCTCCTACGACCGCCAGATCGTCGTCGCCACCGCGCCGCAGATCGGCAACACCGGCTGGAACGACGAGGACGACGAGTCCGCCCGCATCTGGGTCTCGGGCTACGTCGTCCGCGACCCCGCCCGCATCCCGTCCAACTGGCGCTCGCGCCGCTCCCTGGACGAGGAGCTGAGCAAGCAGGGCGTCGTCGGCATCAGCGGCATCGACACCCGCGCGCTCACCCGCCACCTGCGCGAGCGCGGCGCGATGCGCTCCGGCGTCTTCTCCGGCGAGGTACTCGCCCCCGACGCCGAGCTCCTCGCCCGCGTCCGGGCCCAGCCGCAGATGAAGGGCGCCAGCCTGTACGAGGAGGTCGCCACCAAGGAGGCCTACACCGTCGCGGCGATCGGCGAGAAGAAGTTCACCGTCGCCGCGATCGACCTCGGCATCAAGGGCATGACCCCGCGCCGGATGGCCGAGCGTGGCATCGAGGTGCACGTGCTCCCCGCGACCGCGACCGTCGAGGACGTCTACGCCGTCGCCCCCGACGGGGTGTTCTTCTCCAACGGGCCCGGTGACCCCGCCACCGCCGACGGCCCGGTCGCGCTGATGCGCGCCGTGCTGGAGCGCAAGACGCCGCTCTTCGGCATCTGCTTCGGCAACCAGATCCTCGGCCGCGCCCTCGGCTTCGGCACGTACAAGCTGAAGTACGGCCACCGGGGCATCAACCAGCCCGTCCAGGACCGCACGACCGGCAAGGTCGAGGTCACCGCGCACAACCACGGCTTCGCCGTCGACGCGCCCCTGGACAAGATCTCGGACACCGAGTTCGGCCGCGCCGAGGTCTCCCACGTCTGCCTGAACGACCAGGTCGTCGAAGGGCTCCACCTCCTCGACCAGCCCGCGTTCAGTGTCCAGTACCACCCCGAAGCAGCCGCCGGCCCGCACGACGCCGCGTACCTCTTCGACCGTTTCGTCACCCTGATGGAGGGCCAGCGTGCCTAA
- a CDS encoding aspartate carbamoyltransferase catalytic subunit — protein MKHHLISAADLTHDDAVLILDTAEEMARVADRPIKKLPTLRGRTVVNLFFEDSTRTRISFEAAAKRLSADVINFSAKGSSVSKGESLKDTALTLEAMGADAVVIRHHASGAPYRLATSGWIDGAVVNAGDGTHEHPTQALLDAFTMRRRLVGAGQGLGRDLEGRRITIVGDVLHSRVARSNVHLLTTLGAHVTLVAPPTLLPVGVEQWPCDVSYGLDEVLPKSDAVMMLRVQRERMNAAYFPTEREYSRRYGLDGDRMAKMPEHSIVMHPGPMNRGMEITAEVADSDRCTAVEQVANGVSVRMAVLYLLLGGSEPATTARPEGNK, from the coding sequence ATGAAGCACCACCTCATCTCGGCCGCCGACCTCACCCACGACGACGCCGTCCTCATCCTCGACACCGCCGAAGAGATGGCCCGGGTCGCCGACCGGCCGATCAAGAAGCTTCCCACCCTGCGCGGCCGTACCGTCGTCAACCTCTTCTTCGAGGACTCGACGCGGACCCGCATCTCCTTCGAGGCCGCCGCCAAGCGCCTCTCCGCCGACGTCATCAACTTCTCGGCGAAGGGCTCGTCCGTGTCCAAGGGCGAATCCCTCAAGGACACCGCCCTGACCCTGGAGGCGATGGGTGCCGACGCGGTCGTCATCCGGCACCACGCCTCGGGCGCCCCGTACCGGCTCGCCACCTCCGGCTGGATCGACGGCGCGGTGGTCAACGCCGGCGACGGCACCCACGAGCACCCCACCCAGGCCCTGCTGGACGCCTTCACCATGCGCCGCAGGCTGGTCGGCGCCGGCCAGGGACTCGGCCGCGACCTCGAAGGCCGCCGGATCACCATCGTCGGTGACGTCCTGCACAGCCGGGTGGCCCGCTCCAACGTCCACCTGCTGACCACGCTCGGCGCCCACGTCACCCTGGTGGCCCCGCCCACCCTGCTGCCGGTCGGCGTGGAACAGTGGCCCTGCGACGTCAGCTACGGCCTGGACGAGGTGCTCCCGAAGTCCGACGCGGTGATGATGCTGCGTGTGCAGCGTGAGCGGATGAACGCCGCGTACTTCCCCACCGAGCGCGAGTACTCCCGCCGCTACGGCCTCGACGGGGACCGCATGGCGAAGATGCCCGAGCACAGCATCGTCATGCACCCCGGCCCGATGAACCGCGGTATGGAGATCACGGCCGAGGTCGCCGACTCCGACCGCTGCACCGCCGTCGAACAGGTCGCCAACGGCGTCTCCGTCCGGATGGCCGTGCTCTACCTGCTGCTCGGCGGCTCCGAACCCGCCACCACCGCCCGTCCCGAGGGGAACAAGTAA
- the pyrR gene encoding bifunctional pyr operon transcriptional regulator/uracil phosphoribosyltransferase PyrR, which produces MDAQHEGTGNAARPVLEAPDIARALTRIAHEVVERAKGADDVVLLGIPTRGVHLARRLAGKLEEITGRAMPVGSLDITMHRDDLRMRPARALGHTDIPGDGVDERLVILVDDVLFSGRTIRAALDALGDIGRPRAVQLAVLVDRGHRELPIRADYVGKNLPTSHRETVTVQLAEEDGRDAVLLGARRTAPAAGR; this is translated from the coding sequence ATGGACGCACAGCACGAAGGCACCGGCAACGCGGCACGGCCCGTTCTGGAAGCCCCCGACATCGCCCGGGCCCTGACCAGGATCGCCCACGAGGTCGTCGAACGCGCCAAGGGTGCCGACGACGTGGTACTCCTCGGAATCCCCACCCGCGGTGTCCACCTGGCCCGCAGGCTGGCCGGGAAGCTCGAAGAGATCACCGGCCGCGCGATGCCGGTCGGATCGCTCGACATCACGATGCACCGCGACGACCTCCGGATGCGTCCCGCGCGCGCCCTGGGACACACCGACATCCCCGGCGACGGCGTCGACGAACGCCTCGTGATCCTCGTGGACGACGTGCTCTTCTCCGGCCGTACGATCCGGGCCGCCCTCGACGCCCTCGGCGACATCGGCCGCCCCCGCGCCGTACAGCTCGCGGTCCTGGTGGACCGCGGCCACCGCGAACTCCCGATCCGCGCCGACTACGTCGGCAAGAACCTCCCGACGTCGCACCGGGAGACGGTCACGGTCCAGCTCGCCGAGGAGGACGGCCGCGACGCCGTGCTGCTCGGAGCGCGGCGGACCGCCCCGGCGGCCGGGCGCTAG
- a CDS encoding PH-like domain-containing protein: protein MTNLIPLYQLAAEQKSADVTDWSARISWVVAILVFVAFVYWLMRQGWKWRGSLQSDLPELPATPAGFGDEPPILTLTGRYHGSTTAGQWLDRIVAHGLGTRSRVELILTDQGLDVVRPGATGFFVPAEALREARHERAIAGKVLPEGGLLVITWAHGDKLIDSGFRSDRADEHQTWIDTLTPLTSTTEGTAR, encoded by the coding sequence GTGACAAATCTGATCCCCCTGTACCAGTTGGCCGCCGAGCAGAAGTCGGCCGACGTGACCGACTGGTCCGCCCGGATCAGCTGGGTCGTCGCAATACTGGTCTTCGTCGCCTTCGTCTACTGGCTGATGCGCCAGGGATGGAAATGGCGCGGCAGCCTCCAGTCCGACCTGCCGGAGCTCCCCGCCACCCCCGCGGGATTCGGGGACGAGCCCCCGATCCTGACGCTCACCGGCCGGTACCACGGCTCGACCACCGCGGGGCAGTGGCTCGACCGCATCGTCGCCCACGGCCTCGGCACCCGCAGCCGGGTCGAGCTCATCCTCACGGACCAGGGCCTGGACGTCGTACGTCCCGGAGCGACCGGGTTCTTCGTACCGGCCGAGGCGCTGCGCGAGGCCCGGCACGAACGGGCCATCGCGGGCAAGGTCCTCCCCGAGGGCGGCCTGCTGGTCATCACCTGGGCCCACGGCGACAAGCTGATCGACTCCGGGTTCCGCTCCGACCGGGCGGACGAGCACCAGACCTGGATCGACACCCTCACCCCTCTCACCAGCACTACGGAAGGCACCGCACGATGA
- a CDS encoding dihydroorotase: MSKILIRGAQILGGDVQDVLIDGETIAETGTGIEAADATVVEAAGRILLPGLVDLHTHLREPGREDSETVLTGTKAAAVGGFTAVHAMANTFPVADTAGVVEQVWRLGKESGYCDVQPIGAVTVGLEGKQLAELGAMHDSAAGVRVFSDDGKCVDDAVIMRRALEYVKAFDGVVAQHAQEPRLTEGAQMNEGIVSSELGLGGWPAVAEESIIARDVLLAAHVDSRVHICHLSTAGSVEIVRWAKSKGWKVTAEVTPHHLLLTDELVRSYNPVYKVNPPLRTEADVMALREALADGTIDCVATDHAPHPHEDKDCEWAAAAMGMVGLETALSVVQQTMVETGLLDWAGVADRMSFRPAAIGRLDGHGRPVSAGEPANLVLVDPAYRGVVDPAGFASRSRNTPYEGRELPGRVTHTFLRGRATVVDGKLT; encoded by the coding sequence ATGAGCAAGATCCTTATCCGTGGCGCGCAGATTCTCGGTGGCGACGTCCAGGACGTCCTGATCGACGGCGAGACCATCGCCGAGACCGGCACCGGCATCGAGGCGGCGGACGCCACCGTCGTCGAGGCGGCGGGCCGGATCCTGCTGCCCGGCCTGGTCGACCTCCACACCCACCTGCGCGAGCCCGGCCGCGAGGACTCCGAGACCGTCCTGACCGGCACCAAGGCCGCGGCCGTCGGCGGCTTCACCGCCGTGCACGCCATGGCCAACACCTTCCCCGTCGCCGACACCGCCGGCGTGGTCGAGCAGGTCTGGCGGCTCGGCAAGGAGTCCGGCTACTGCGACGTCCAGCCGATCGGCGCCGTCACCGTCGGCCTGGAGGGCAAGCAGCTCGCCGAACTCGGCGCCATGCACGACTCGGCCGCCGGAGTGAGGGTCTTCTCCGACGACGGCAAGTGCGTGGACGACGCCGTGATCATGCGCCGCGCCCTGGAGTACGTGAAGGCCTTCGACGGAGTCGTCGCCCAGCACGCCCAGGAGCCCCGCCTCACCGAGGGCGCCCAGATGAACGAGGGCATCGTCTCCTCCGAGCTGGGCCTCGGCGGCTGGCCCGCCGTCGCCGAGGAGTCGATCATCGCGCGCGACGTGCTGCTCGCCGCCCACGTCGACTCCCGGGTGCACATCTGCCACCTGTCGACCGCCGGCTCGGTCGAGATCGTCCGCTGGGCCAAGTCCAAGGGCTGGAAGGTCACCGCCGAGGTCACCCCGCACCACCTGCTCCTCACCGACGAGCTGGTGCGCTCGTACAACCCCGTCTACAAGGTGAACCCGCCGCTGCGCACCGAGGCCGACGTCATGGCCCTGCGCGAGGCCCTCGCCGACGGCACGATCGACTGCGTCGCCACCGACCACGCCCCGCACCCGCACGAGGACAAGGACTGCGAGTGGGCCGCGGCGGCGATGGGCATGGTGGGCCTGGAGACCGCGCTCTCCGTCGTCCAGCAGACGATGGTCGAGACCGGTCTGCTCGACTGGGCGGGCGTCGCCGACCGCATGTCCTTCCGCCCGGCGGCGATCGGACGCCTCGACGGACACGGCAGGCCCGTCTCGGCCGGTGAGCCCGCCAACCTCGTGCTGGTCGATCCGGCATACCGTGGTGTCGTGGACCCCGCGGGCTTCGCGTCCCGCAGCCGCAACACCCCCTACGAGGGCCGCGAGCTGCCGGGACGGGTCACCCACACCTTCCTGCGGGGCCGTGCCACGGTCGTCGACGGGAAGCTCACGTGA
- a CDS encoding quinone-dependent dihydroorotate dehydrogenase, which translates to MYKFFFQLVFKRMDPEQAHYLAFRWIRLAARTPVLRTYVAAVLAPRYESLRTEAFGLRMHGPFGLAAGFDKNAVAIDGMAMLGFDHVEIGTVTGEPQPGNPKKRLFRLVADRALINRMGFNNEGSAAVAARLGAREPVFRTTVGVNIGKTKVVEEADAAADYVKSTERLAAHADYLVVNVSSPNTPGLRNLQATEALRPLLTAVREAADRTATERRVPLLVKIAPDLADEDVDAVADLAVELGLDGIIATNTTIAREGLGLRSPASLTGETGGLSGAPLKARSLEVLTRLYARVGDRITLVGVGGIENAEDAWQRILAGATLVQGYSAFIYEGPFYARAIHKGLAARLAASPYATLAEAVGAATRKAAQ; encoded by the coding sequence ATGTACAAGTTCTTCTTCCAGCTGGTCTTCAAGCGGATGGACCCCGAGCAGGCCCACTACCTGGCCTTCCGGTGGATCCGTCTCGCCGCCCGCACCCCCGTCCTGCGGACGTACGTGGCGGCCGTCCTGGCACCCCGGTACGAGAGCCTGCGCACCGAGGCGTTCGGCCTGCGGATGCACGGCCCCTTCGGTCTCGCCGCAGGCTTCGACAAGAACGCCGTCGCGATCGACGGCATGGCGATGCTCGGCTTCGACCACGTCGAGATCGGCACCGTGACCGGAGAGCCGCAGCCCGGCAACCCCAAGAAGCGGCTCTTCCGCCTCGTCGCCGACCGTGCCCTGATCAACCGCATGGGCTTCAACAACGAGGGCTCCGCGGCCGTCGCCGCCCGCCTCGGCGCCCGCGAGCCCGTCTTCCGCACCACCGTCGGCGTCAACATCGGCAAGACCAAGGTGGTGGAGGAGGCCGACGCCGCCGCCGACTACGTGAAGTCCACCGAGCGCCTCGCCGCGCACGCCGACTACCTCGTGGTCAACGTCTCCTCGCCCAACACCCCCGGCCTGCGCAACCTCCAGGCCACCGAGGCGCTGCGCCCGCTGCTGACCGCCGTGCGCGAGGCCGCCGACCGCACCGCGACCGAGCGCCGCGTCCCGCTGCTGGTCAAGATCGCCCCCGACCTCGCGGACGAGGACGTCGACGCCGTCGCCGACCTCGCCGTGGAGCTCGGCCTCGACGGCATCATCGCCACCAACACCACCATCGCCCGCGAAGGCCTCGGCCTGCGCTCGCCCGCTTCCCTCACCGGGGAGACCGGCGGGCTCTCCGGCGCCCCGCTCAAGGCACGCTCCCTGGAGGTCCTCACGAGGCTCTACGCGCGCGTGGGCGACCGGATCACCCTGGTGGGCGTCGGCGGCATCGAGAACGCCGAGGACGCCTGGCAGCGCATCCTGGCCGGTGCCACGCTCGTCCAGGGCTACAGCGCCTTCATCTACGAGGGCCCGTTCTACGCCCGCGCGATCCACAAGGGGCTCGCCGCCCGGCTTGCCGCATCCCCGTACGCCACCCTCGCCGAAGCCGTCGGCGCCGCCACCCGGAAGGCCGCACAGTGA